The Pyxidicoccus xibeiensis region CCACGGAGAGACCATCGTCCTGTCCGGCGTCTTCAGCCACGACGAGCAGAAGTCCGTGTCCAAGATTCCGGGCCTGGGCCACATCCCCATCGTCGGCGAGCTCTTCAAGAGCCGCGGGTTCGACTCGACCAAGCGCGAGCTGGTCATCTTCGTGACCCCGCGCATCGTCAACCCGGACTCGGACAAGGTCCGGACCATCATCGAGGACGTGAAGAGCCGCTACAAGCAGGCCCGGTCCGAGGTGAACTTCAACATCTTCGACTGAAGCAGGGCGCCCCCGGGCGCTCCTTTCGGGCCCTGGGGCCCGGGTCCGCGGGCCGGCCGCCTCCCCCTTCCAGGGGTGGGTTGCCGGCCCGTCGCCTTGCGGGCAGGCATGCTTCGGCGGCTGGCGCTTTGAGGACGAATGGGCGCTTGCTAGCATCCGCCCCCACCATGTTTCTCATCACCCTCGCGGAAAAGGGCGGCGGGACCGAGCAGCGCGAGTACCACAAGAACGAGATCACGATCGGCCGCCTGCCCGGCAACGACATCATCCTCGCGAAGGGAAACGTCTCCAAGTACCACTCGCGAATCGTCGCCAAGGACGGGAAGTGCATCATCGTGGACATGAAGTCCACGAACGGCACCTTCGTGAACGGCAAGAAGATTGCCGCGCCTCAGGTCCTCAAACCGTCTGACCAGGTCTACATCGGCGACTACATCATCAACGTCGAGCCCCTCGAGGAGGGGCCGGCGATGACGCGCGCAGGCCAGCAGGAGGAGGCCTACGACGACGGGGGGGAGGAGCCCTACCCGGAAGAAGAGCAGTACGAGGAGGAGGAGCCATACGAGGAGGAGGCACCCCCGCCTCCCGCGGCGCCCGCGGCCGGCCGCATGCCGGCGTCCATGGCCTCCGCCCTGGCCAAGAACAAGAAGAAGGTGGACCCCCGCCAGGAGCGCTACACGCGCCTCCAGAAGGAGATCCACGACCGGCTCATCGAGTACCTCGACCTGCGTCGCATGGACATGGACCGGCTCGGGGACGACGAGCTGTGGCGGCGCACCGAGAAGGCCATCCGCGACATCATCGACCAGATGGAGGCGGACGGAGAGCTCCCGGAGGACGTGGACCGGGAGGAGCTGCTCACCGACGTCATCAACGAGGCGCTGGGCCTGGGGCCCCTGGAGGCGTTCCTCGCGTCGGATGAGATCAGCGAGATCATGGTGAACCACGCCAACCAGATCTACATCGAGCGCAAGGGCAAGCTGACGCTGGCGGAGAAGACCTTCTCCTCCAACCAGGCGGTGCTCGGCGTCATCGAGCGGATTGTCGCGCCCATCGGCCGGCGCATCGACGAGTCCAGCCCGCTGGTGGACGCGCGCCTCAAGGACGGCAGCCGCGTCAACGCCATCATCCCCCCGCTGGCGCTCAAGGGCCCCTGCATCACCATCCGCAAGTTCAAGAAGGACTCGCTGAAGATCCAGGACCTGGTCAAGTACAAGACCCTGACGGCGCAGATGGCCGAGTTCCTGGAGATGTGCGTGAAGGCGCGGCGCAACATCGTCATCTCCGGCGGCACGGGCTCCGGGAAGACGACGACGCTCAACATCATCAGCTCCTTCATCCCGGACGACGAGCGCATCATCACCGTGGAAGACGCGGCGGAGCTGCAGCTGCCGCAGGACCACTGGGTGCAGCTGGAGAGCCGGCCTCCCAACCTGGAAGGCAAGGGCGCCATCAGCATCCGCGACCTGGTGAAGAACTGCCTGCGCATGCGGCCCGACCGCATCGTCGTGGGCGAGTGCCGCTCGGGCGAGACGCTGGACATGCTGCAGGCGATGAACACGGGCCACGACGGCTCGCTCACCACGCTGCACGCCAACACCCCGCGCGACGCCATTGCCCGGCTGGAGACGATGGTGCTGATGTCCGGCATGGAGCTGCCGGTGAAGGCCATCCGCGAGCAGATCGCCAGCGCGGTGCACATGATCGTCCAGCAGACGCGCTTCTCCGACGGTACGCGGAAGATCTGCTACGTGACGGAGGTGTCGGGCATGGAGGTGGACATCGTCACCCTCCAGGACATCTTCTATTACAAGCAGGACGGCTTCACGGAGGACCACAAGGTGCGTGGCCGCTTCGTGGCCTCCGGGTTCGTGCCAAAGTTCTACGACGAGCTTCAGCGCAAGGGCATCCCCGTCAACATGAGCATCTTCCGGGAGGACTGACGCGCCATGGCCACCCTCGTCGTCCGTCTCCCCGACGGCACGGAGAACGAACACGAAGTCGCTGGTGAGCTGAAGCTCGGCCGCCAGCAGGGCTGCGACATCCTCCTCACGGAAGGGGGCGTGTCGCGCACGCACGCGAGGGTCTTCGACGAAGGCGGCACCGTCTTCATCGAGGACCTCGGCAGTGCCAACGGCACCTTCGTGGATGGCGAGCGCATCGCCGAGCCCACGCCGCTCACCTCGAAGTCGGAGGTCGTGCTGGGCGACTACACGCTGAGCCTCAAGGCGGAGGCGCCGTCCCGGGGGAGTGGGGCGCGCAAGGCGGCGAAGTCCGCGCCTCCGGCCGAGGACGTGGCGGTGGGCTCGGAGGGGGCGGGGGCCCGCGCCACCCGTGCGCTGCCCAGCATCAAGTCGAAGTCCCCGGCGGGCCCGGGCGCGCCGAAGCGGCCCGCGCGGCCCGCGGCGCCCTCGCGCCCGGGTGGGGCGGCCGGGGGCGGGGGCAGCACGGGGCCCATGCTTCGCGGGCTGGTGGGGCCGTGGGCGGGGCGGACGTATCCCCTCCGGGGCAAGGTCATCGTGGGGCGGCAGCCTCCGGCGGCGGTGATGCTGGAGGACGACTCGGTCAGCCGCCGGCACGCGGAGCTGGAGGCGGGCCCGTCCGGCGTGACGGTGAAGGACCTGGGCAGCGCCAACGGCACGCTCCTCAACGGGGAGCCGCTGGGGCCCGAGCCGGTGCCGCTGGAGCCGGGCGACCAGCTCCAGTTCGGCGTGGTGGAGATGTCCTTCGACATGGAGGAGGCCGCGCTGGCGGTGCCGACGCGGCGCGGCTCGGGCCCCATCCCCACGCGGCGGGGCGCGGGTGGCGCGGCCGCTGCTGCCGCGGAAGAGGATGCCGCGCCGCCGGGCCGCAAGAAGCTGCTGGTGGCGGCCGGTGGCGTGATGGCGCTGCTGGTGGTGGCGGCGGTGGTGAAGGTGGCGCTCCCGGGCGGAGGCGCGGCGGACGTGGACACGGGCCCCGCGGCGCCGGTCGACCCGACGGAGCAGGTGCAGGAGCTGCTCAGCGAGTGCCGCTCCTACGCCTCCAGCGAGCTGGGGGCGCCCAACTGGGCCCGCGCCGAGGAGGTCTGCACCAAGGCGCTGGACCTGGACCCCATCCACCCGGAGGCCAACACCCTCATCCGGCGCATCAAGCTGGAGAAGGAGTCCTACGAGCACTACTCGGCGGGCGAGAAGCTGCTGCAGCGCCTCAAGCCGGAGGAGGCCCTGGAGTCCTTCCGGAAGATCCAGAAGGAGAGCGAGTACTTCCGCCGCGCCCGGGGCAAGGCGCGCGAGGCGGCCGAGCAGGTGACGAAGCGGGCGCAGGAGGACTGCCGGCTGTACCTGCGCAACTCGCAGTGGAGCGCCGCGGTGCCGCGCTGCCAGGTGTACATGGCGGTGTGGTGCCAGAGCCAGTCGCGGGAGAGCCTGCAGCCGCCCCTGGGCTACACGCTGAAGCTGGAGGGCCGCCTGCGCCGCAACGAGTGGCGGCCCAAGGACTCGCTCTTCGTGAAGTTCCTCATGGCCCGGCAGCGGCTGGACCCCAACGCGGCGCCGTGGACGTGCCCGGCCTCGGACGTGCTCGAGTACGACGACCAGCCCACCGACCCGCGCTCCATCGTCGATGCGGCGGTGAAGAAGCGCTACACCAACAAGCTGCTGCAGGCGGCGGTGATGGACTACTGGACCGGCCGCGGCAGCGAGGCGCTGGCCACCCTCCAGGCGCTGCGCCGCAACTACGAGGCCGCGCAGTTCCACGCGCAGGCGGACGAGCTGCTGAAGACCATGTCCACCGTGGATCAGCTCTTCAAGGGCGGGCAGAGCTACCTGGCGGCCGACGACCCGGAGAAGGCCGCCGAGCCCTTCCGCGAGGCGCTGGACCTGGACAAGCAGCTGATGCAGGAGCTGGCGGAGTCCAAGCCGTCCTTCTACCGGCGCAACATCCTCCAGGACATGGCGGACAAGTCCTACCAGCGCGGCAAGGCGTGGGCGGACCGCCAGGACAAGCGCCGCGCCTGCAAGGTGTGGAAGCTGGGCTTCGCCTTCTACGCGGGCAACCCGGACCTCAACAAGGCGGCGGCCTTCTGCTCCAGCCTGGCGCTGGCGACCTTCAAGGGCTCGGGCGGCTGTCCCGACCTGGCGGCGGCGATGGACTACGCCGTCAAGGGCGACGGGGTGGAGGAGCTGGTGGTGGAGAAGAAGAAGGAGTGGAGCTGCCCCTGATGCGCGGCGTGGACAGGGGCGGACGGGCGCGCTAGGCACGGGGGCATGGCCGACACCAGCCCCTCGCGCTCCGCGCCCACCCTGGTCCTCATCGACGCGTCCGGCTTCATCTTCCGCGCCTACCACGCGATTCCGCCCCTCACCACGAGCAAGGGCGTGCCCACCAACGCCGTGCTGGGCTTCACCCGCATGGTGCTCAAGGCCCTGAGAGACCTGGCCCCCACGCACGTGGCGCTCGCCTTCGACAAGGAGAGCCGCACGGAGCGGCAGAAGATAGACCCCAACTACAAGGCCAACCGCGAGGGCCCGCCGGAAGATTTGGTGCCGCAGTTCGCGCTCATCCGCCGGGTGGTGGAGGCGCTCAACCTGCCCCTGCTCGAGGCGGCCGGCTGGGAGGCGGACGACGTCATCGGCACGCTGGCGGTGAAGGCGAAGGCGGAGGGCTTCTGCGTCCGCGTCGTCACCGGCGACAAGGACTTCGTCCAGATTGTCGAGCCGGACGTGCGCCTGTTCGACCCGATGAAGGACACGCACACCGGGCCGGACGAGGTGAAGGCGAAGCTGGGCATCGAACCCCGGCAGATGCGCGACTACCTGGCCCTCATCGGCGACGCGGTGGACAACGTCCCCAAGGTGCCCGGCATCGGCCCCAAGACGGCCACGGAGCTCATCCAGCAGTTCGGCGACGTGGAGACGCTGCTGTCCCGGCTGGACGAGGTGAAGAAGCCGAAGATTCGCGAGGCCATCGGCGCCCACCGCGAGAGCCTCACGCGCGCCAAGCAGCTGGTGACGTTCAAGACGGACCTGCCGCTGGACGTGAAGATGGCGGACCTCGCCCGCCGGGAGGTGGACGCGGCGCGCGCCCGGGAGCTGTTCACCGAGCTGGAGTTCTACGCGCTCCTCAAGGACCTGCCGCAGCAGGGGCTGCCGCAGGCGGAGCCGAAGGAGAAGCCCGCGCCGCTGGCCTCCTCGCACCAGGTGCCCGGCACGGAGGCGGAGCTGAAGACGCTGGCGGACGCCGTGCGCGCGGCGGGCTCCGTCTCGCTGGTGCCCGCGTACGAGGGGCTGCCCTTCGCCGCGAAGCTGGTGGGCCTGGGCGTGGCCCTGCCGGACGCGAGCACGTACTACGTGCCGCTGCGCCATGACGTGCTCGGCGTCACCCAGGTGAAGCCGGACGTCTTCACCGCGGCCTTCAAGGCCGTGCTGGAGGACGCGGCGGTGAAGAAGGGCGGGCACGACCTGAAGGCCCTCACCCTGGTGCTGGCCAACGACGGCATCTCCCTGCGCGGCGCGCACGACGACGTGGAGCTGCTCAGCTACCTGCTCAACCCGTCCCGGCGCGAGCACGCGCTGGCGGACCTGGCGCGCGAGCGGCTGGCGACGGAGCTGCCCGTGCTGCCAGCGGCGGCGGAGGGCAGGCGGGGCAAGAAGGACAAGGCGCTGGCGGACCACACGGTGGAGGAGCTGGCCCCCGGCTTCGCCATCCGCGCGGAGGCGGCGCGGCGGCTGGCGCCCGAGCTGTGGAAGGAGCTGGAGGCGGTGCAGCTGGCGGAGCTGGCGCAGAAGCTGGAGCTGCCGCTCTTGCCCATCCTCGCGCGCATGGAGCAGCGGGGCGTGAAGCTGGACACCGTCGAGCTGGCCCGCATCTCCGTGAAGGTGGACGCCGCCGTCGAGGCGCAGGTGAAGGAGGTCTACAAGCACGCGGGCCGCGAGTTCAACATCGGCTCCAACCCGCAGCTGGTGGAGGTGCTCTTCACGGACCTGAAGCTGCCCATCATCAAGAAGGGCAAGACGGGCCCGTCCGCGGACCAGGAGGTGCTGGAGAAGCTGTCCGAGGAGCACCCGCTGCCCGCCGCCATCATCGAGTACCGCAGCCTGTCCAAGCTGAAGAGCACCTACCTGGACACGCTGCCCACGCTGGTGGCCGCGGACGGGCGCATCCACACCACCTACCACCAGGCCGCCACCGCCACCGGCCGCCTGTCCTCCACGGACCCCAACCTCCAGAACATCCCCGTGCGCACCGAGCTGGGCCGTGAAATCCGCCGGGCCTTCGTGGCGGCGGAAGGGCACCAGCTGGTGTCCGCGGACTACAGCCAGGTGGAGCTGCGGCTGCTGGCCCACATCGCGGAGGACCCGGTCCTCATCGACGCCTTCCTCAACGACCAGGACATCCACACCCGCACCGCGGCGGAAGTCTTTGGCGTGCCCCCGGAGCAGGTGGACCGCGAGCAGCGCCGGCGGGCGAAGATGGTGAACTTCGGCATCGCCTACGGCCTGTCACCCCACGGCCTGGCGGCGCGGCTGGGCATCCCCCAGGAGGAGGCGCGCGACATCATCGAGCGCTACTTCATCCGCTACGCGGGCATCCGGAACTACCTGCTGGAGACGGTGGAGAAGGCCCGGAAGACGGGCTACGTGGAGACGCTCTACGGGCGCCGCCGCTACATGCCGGACCTGCTCTCCAAGAACCGGGGCGTGGCCCAGGCCGCCGAGCGCGCCGCCATCAACATGCCGATTCAGGGCACCGCCGCGGACCTCATCAAGATGGCCATGCTCGCGGTGGACGCGGAGCTGCGGAAGGAGGGGCTGCGCACCGTGATGCTCCTCCAGGTGCACGACGAACTGCTCTTCGAGGCGCCCGACGCCGAGGTGGAGCGGGTGAAGGCCCTGGCCATGAAGGGCATGTCCTCGGTGGCGAGCCTCAAGGTGCCCCTCAAGGTGGACGTGGGCGCCGGGCGCAGCTGGTCGGACGCGCACTAGCCCGCAAAGCAAGTGCGGGAGGAGCGCCCACCCCCGTAGGCGCCCCTCCCGCGTCCCTGCTCCCCACTGCTGCCCCACTGCCCCAACCACGACAAATGCGCCGAACCCGTCCGACCGGCGAGTCGCATGGACCCCCATCCACGCGTCTTGCCAGCAGCTCGCGATGCGCGCTCACCACTCCCCAGTAGGAGCACGCCTCCCCATGAGCGCGCCAATGGGCCCCCACCCACGGCACGCTTCCTCCCGCCGGCCTCGGACCCTCCCTGTGAGGAGCGTCAAGCCGGACGAGTCGGCCAACCCGTCCCAAACCCTCAGTGCATCGCCGGACGTCCGTCCTTCGCGTCTGGCGTTGCCCGCCTCACCCTCGACGGCCGCTCGAAGTACTCCACCACCAGCCCGCCGAAGGGCACCCGCGGCCCATCCGCGTGCGTGTTCTTCAGCCGCTGCAGCAGTGCCACCGCGGAGTCGACCGCTTCATCCACCGCGCGATTGATGCGCTCGCGCTCCCAATCCCCGCCGCCCAACACCTCCGCGGCATCCACCAGGCAGCGCCGAAGCGCCGCGAATTCGTCATAGAGGGCGCGCGCGCCGCGCTCCGGCGACAGGCGCAGCACCGCCCGCGTGCGGCTCCAGGGGCTCGTCTCCTCGCCCTCCAGCGTCCGGCCCACCTCGCGGATGAACGGCTCCACCAGCGCGTCCAGCTGGCCGAGCATCGCCGGCGAGGCCTTGCCCTCCGTCGTGGCCAGCCTCATCCGGCGCCACAGCGCCGCGATGCGGTCCGGCTGCTGGCGGAAGAACCGAGCCAGCACTCCCGCCTTACGTCCCCGCTCGTTCATGTCCAGTGCCTTCCGCATCGCGAGCAGAGGCCATAGCAAGGCGTCTGCCAACGGCTCGGGGGCACCCATTCCGAGGGAAATCAACCGCTTGGCGCGCACCCCCGGGCAAGCAGAGAGGCTGCAAGCAGGTAGAATCTTCAGGGCCCTGGCTGTAGGGGTGTCCGGAAGGACAGGGCGTTCCGGTGGGGACGCGCCGGCCTCAGTGCAGGGTGGGCTTGGGAGGACGGGCGCGCGGGGCGGCCTCCTCCCGCGGCTCATCCGACACGTCCGGGGGGACTTCCTCCTCCCGGGAGATGGGCGTCTCGGCGGCGCCCTGGGCCTCGTGGGCGTCCAGGGGCTCCGTGGAGTCGGGCTCGCCGGGCGGCACGTTGCCGGACCACTCGGACCAGGCCGGCTCGGGCGCGGGGGCCGGGGGGCCGGGGAGCACGCCCGGGAGCACCGGCGTCTGGGCGGCCAGCAGGCGCAGCGCGGCATCCTCCGCGGCGTCCTGCGCGGACATCTCCGCCAGGCGCGCGGCCTTCTGGTGGCGGCGGCGCAGGAAGGCCGCCACGCACAGGCCGGACGCGGCCAGCCACAGCAGCGCGGAGCTGGTGGTGAGCGGCAGCCACCCGTAGCGCGCGGCCAGCCCGCCGCGCCAGTCCGTCTCCTCCACCAGCAGCGAGGTGTGGAAGGCCTTGCCGAAGGCCTGCTCGAAGGGCTCGTCGCGGCCCACGGCGTCCACCAGCTCGCCCATGGCCTGGGGACCGAACTTCGCGGACAGGTGCGCGACGAAGGCGGCGCTCTGCGCGTAGGCAATCTCCACGTCCGCCGGGTGGTCCGGCCAGTCGTCGTGCAGGTCCTCGAAGTGGAAGACGCGCTCCTGAGTCACCGCGCGGAAGAGGGCCGAGTAGTGGGTGAGGGAGTAGCGCTCGCCGGTGACGTTCTGCGCGACGCCCTCCTGGAACCAGCGGGGCCACTCCTTCGCCAGCTGCCCCAGCGCCACGTGCGCCAGCTCGTGCCGGAGCGTCTGCTGCCCGTCCGGCGCGTGGAGGCTCAGCGCGTCCAGGAGGATGATTTGATGCGCGGGGTAGGCCAGCGCCACCGCCCAGCCGGGAGGCCTGCCTCCGGGCAGCGCCAGCGACTCGAACTCCTCGCGCCCCACGCCCAGGCGGATCTCCGTGATGCCCGGCCAGTCGCGCCCGAGGATGCTCCCGAAGCCGTCGCGGACGGACTCAATCTGTCCCGCCAGCTCCCGCGCCGCCACCGTGGCCGCCGCGGTGTGGAGGATGCGGAAGCGCTTCGTGGTCAGCTCTCCCGTCACCCGCTGCGGGCGGCCGTGGGGCACCAGCGCGGCGTCGTTCACCACGTGCTCACGCGCATGGGAGCCATGCGCGCCCCCAGGCTCCTGGGCCCGGGCGTGGGGGACGGCCAGCAGCAACGGGAGCAGGACAAGCAGGTGGCGCATGCGCGGCGGCCTCACGTTCCCCCAGTCATAACAGCCTCGACCCGCGCCGCATCAACCCCCACCACCGTCACGCGCTTGCGGCGCGATGCGTCACCGGCGGCGAGGCTCACCTGCCGGCGGGGGACGCCGAGCTGCTTCGCGAGGAACTCCAGGAGGGCGGCATTGGCCTCGCCGTCGACGGGAGGCGCGGCGAGCTGGAGCTTCAGCAGGCCGTCATGCTCTCCCACCACGCGGGTGCGCGAGGCGCGCGGCTGGATGAGGAGGGCCAGCTCCACGCCTTCGGGGGTGGCCTTCAGCCAGGGCGCGGCCATGGGCTATTCGCCGAGGTTGGCCTTCTTCTGGGAGAGGTAGGCCACGTTGTCCTCGACGCGCGCGTAGTCGCGGTCCGCGAAGGACGGGCCCTTGAACGTCTCCAGCAGCTTCTGGTGCGCGTCCAGCACCGAGCGCACCTGGGACTCGAACTGGGTGCGCTGGCGCTTCAGCTCGTTGATGTCCTCCACCACCTGCACCAGCCGCTGGTGGGCGCCGTGGACGATCTTCTCCGCCTGGTGCTCGGCGTCCGCGATGATGATCTCCGCCTCCTTCTTGGCGGCGGACTTGAGGTCCTCGCTGATGCGCTGGGCGGTGA contains the following coding sequences:
- the polA gene encoding DNA polymerase I; this encodes MADTSPSRSAPTLVLIDASGFIFRAYHAIPPLTTSKGVPTNAVLGFTRMVLKALRDLAPTHVALAFDKESRTERQKIDPNYKANREGPPEDLVPQFALIRRVVEALNLPLLEAAGWEADDVIGTLAVKAKAEGFCVRVVTGDKDFVQIVEPDVRLFDPMKDTHTGPDEVKAKLGIEPRQMRDYLALIGDAVDNVPKVPGIGPKTATELIQQFGDVETLLSRLDEVKKPKIREAIGAHRESLTRAKQLVTFKTDLPLDVKMADLARREVDAARARELFTELEFYALLKDLPQQGLPQAEPKEKPAPLASSHQVPGTEAELKTLADAVRAAGSVSLVPAYEGLPFAAKLVGLGVALPDASTYYVPLRHDVLGVTQVKPDVFTAAFKAVLEDAAVKKGGHDLKALTLVLANDGISLRGAHDDVELLSYLLNPSRREHALADLARERLATELPVLPAAAEGRRGKKDKALADHTVEELAPGFAIRAEAARRLAPELWKELEAVQLAELAQKLELPLLPILARMEQRGVKLDTVELARISVKVDAAVEAQVKEVYKHAGREFNIGSNPQLVEVLFTDLKLPIIKKGKTGPSADQEVLEKLSEEHPLPAAIIEYRSLSKLKSTYLDTLPTLVAADGRIHTTYHQAATATGRLSSTDPNLQNIPVRTELGREIRRAFVAAEGHQLVSADYSQVELRLLAHIAEDPVLIDAFLNDQDIHTRTAAEVFGVPPEQVDREQRRRAKMVNFGIAYGLSPHGLAARLGIPQEEARDIIERYFIRYAGIRNYLLETVEKARKTGYVETLYGRRRYMPDLLSKNRGVAQAAERAAINMPIQGTAADLIKMAMLAVDAELRKEGLRTVMLLQVHDELLFEAPDAEVERVKALAMKGMSSVASLKVPLKVDVGAGRSWSDAH
- a CDS encoding FHA domain-containing protein → MATLVVRLPDGTENEHEVAGELKLGRQQGCDILLTEGGVSRTHARVFDEGGTVFIEDLGSANGTFVDGERIAEPTPLTSKSEVVLGDYTLSLKAEAPSRGSGARKAAKSAPPAEDVAVGSEGAGARATRALPSIKSKSPAGPGAPKRPARPAAPSRPGGAAGGGGSTGPMLRGLVGPWAGRTYPLRGKVIVGRQPPAAVMLEDDSVSRRHAELEAGPSGVTVKDLGSANGTLLNGEPLGPEPVPLEPGDQLQFGVVEMSFDMEEAALAVPTRRGSGPIPTRRGAGGAAAAAAEEDAAPPGRKKLLVAAGGVMALLVVAAVVKVALPGGGAADVDTGPAAPVDPTEQVQELLSECRSYASSELGAPNWARAEEVCTKALDLDPIHPEANTLIRRIKLEKESYEHYSAGEKLLQRLKPEEALESFRKIQKESEYFRRARGKAREAAEQVTKRAQEDCRLYLRNSQWSAAVPRCQVYMAVWCQSQSRESLQPPLGYTLKLEGRLRRNEWRPKDSLFVKFLMARQRLDPNAAPWTCPASDVLEYDDQPTDPRSIVDAAVKKRYTNKLLQAAVMDYWTGRGSEALATLQALRRNYEAAQFHAQADELLKTMSTVDQLFKGGQSYLAADDPEKAAEPFREALDLDKQLMQELAESKPSFYRRNILQDMADKSYQRGKAWADRQDKRRACKVWKLGFAFYAGNPDLNKAAAFCSSLALATFKGSGGCPDLAAAMDYAVKGDGVEELVVEKKKEWSCP
- a CDS encoding peptidase MA family metallohydrolase, whose amino-acid sequence is MRHLLVLLPLLLAVPHARAQEPGGAHGSHAREHVVNDAALVPHGRPQRVTGELTTKRFRILHTAAATVAARELAGQIESVRDGFGSILGRDWPGITEIRLGVGREEFESLALPGGRPPGWAVALAYPAHQIILLDALSLHAPDGQQTLRHELAHVALGQLAKEWPRWFQEGVAQNVTGERYSLTHYSALFRAVTQERVFHFEDLHDDWPDHPADVEIAYAQSAAFVAHLSAKFGPQAMGELVDAVGRDEPFEQAFGKAFHTSLLVEETDWRGGLAARYGWLPLTTSSALLWLAASGLCVAAFLRRRHQKAARLAEMSAQDAAEDAALRLLAAQTPVLPGVLPGPPAPAPEPAWSEWSGNVPPGEPDSTEPLDAHEAQGAAETPISREEEVPPDVSDEPREEAAPRARPPKPTLH
- a CDS encoding ATPase, T2SS/T4P/T4SS family, with the protein product MFLITLAEKGGGTEQREYHKNEITIGRLPGNDIILAKGNVSKYHSRIVAKDGKCIIVDMKSTNGTFVNGKKIAAPQVLKPSDQVYIGDYIINVEPLEEGPAMTRAGQQEEAYDDGGEEPYPEEEQYEEEEPYEEEAPPPPAAPAAGRMPASMASALAKNKKKVDPRQERYTRLQKEIHDRLIEYLDLRRMDMDRLGDDELWRRTEKAIRDIIDQMEADGELPEDVDREELLTDVINEALGLGPLEAFLASDEISEIMVNHANQIYIERKGKLTLAEKTFSSNQAVLGVIERIVAPIGRRIDESSPLVDARLKDGSRVNAIIPPLALKGPCITIRKFKKDSLKIQDLVKYKTLTAQMAEFLEMCVKARRNIVISGGTGSGKTTTLNIISSFIPDDERIITVEDAAELQLPQDHWVQLESRPPNLEGKGAISIRDLVKNCLRMRPDRIVVGECRSGETLDMLQAMNTGHDGSLTTLHANTPRDAIARLETMVLMSGMELPVKAIREQIASAVHMIVQQTRFSDGTRKICYVTEVSGMEVDIVTLQDIFYYKQDGFTEDHKVRGRFVASGFVPKFYDELQRKGIPVNMSIFRED
- a CDS encoding DivIVA domain-containing protein, yielding MKITPLDIRQKRFETALRGFSRREVEAHLELIATEFEEVVRENIALKEELKRTQLKLEQHQERERTLQETMVTAQRISEDLKSAAKKEAEIIIADAEHQAEKIVHGAHQRLVQVVEDINELKRQRTQFESQVRSVLDAHQKLLETFKGPSFADRDYARVEDNVAYLSQKKANLGE
- a CDS encoding DUF167 domain-containing protein is translated as MAAPWLKATPEGVELALLIQPRASRTRVVGEHDGLLKLQLAAPPVDGEANAALLEFLAKQLGVPRRQVSLAAGDASRRKRVTVVGVDAARVEAVMTGGT